In the genome of Fusobacterium necrogenes, one region contains:
- a CDS encoding exodeoxyribonuclease III, producing the protein MKLISWNVNGLRACVGKGFFDYFKEQQADIFCLQETKLQEGQIELELDGYYQYWNYAEKKGYSGTAIFTKEKPISVHYGIGIEEHDKEGRVITLEFEKFYMITVYTPNSQEKLARLDYRMKWEEAFKSYLLELDKKKPVIVCGDLNVAHKEIDLKNPKTNRKNAGFSDEEREKMTKLLESGFVDSFRYFYPDKTDIYSWWSYRFSARAKNAGWRIDYFLVSDRIKENMRDAEIHTEILGSDHCPIVLNIEL; encoded by the coding sequence ATGAAATTAATATCATGGAATGTAAATGGATTAAGAGCTTGTGTAGGTAAAGGTTTTTTTGATTACTTTAAAGAACAACAAGCAGATATATTTTGTCTACAAGAAACAAAATTACAAGAGGGACAAATAGAATTAGAGTTAGATGGATATTATCAATATTGGAATTATGCTGAGAAAAAAGGATATTCTGGAACAGCTATTTTTACAAAGGAGAAGCCTATCTCTGTTCATTATGGAATAGGAATAGAGGAGCATGACAAAGAGGGAAGAGTAATCACATTAGAATTTGAAAAATTTTATATGATAACTGTATATACTCCTAATTCACAAGAAAAATTAGCTAGATTAGATTATAGAATGAAATGGGAAGAGGCTTTTAAAAGTTATCTTTTAGAATTAGATAAGAAAAAACCTGTAATAGTTTGTGGAGATTTAAATGTTGCTCATAAAGAGATAGATTTAAAAAATCCAAAAACTAATAGAAAAAATGCTGGTTTCTCTGATGAGGAAAGAGAGAAAATGACAAAACTTTTAGAGAGTGGTTTTGTAGATAGTTTTAGATATTTTTATCCAGATAAGACAGATATTTATTCGTGGTGGTCTTATAGATTTAGTGCTAGAGCTAAAAATGCTGGATGGAGAATAGATTATTTCTTAGTTTCTGATAGAATAAAAGAAAATATGAGAGATGCAGAGATTCATACCGAAATTTTAGGTTCTGATCATTGCCCAATAGTGTTAAATATTGAATTATAA
- a CDS encoding RidA family protein, whose product MSRVIHTDKAPAALGPYSQAIEVNGMLFVSGQIPFVPATMTLVSEDVKEQTRQSLENVKAIVEAAGYSMKDVVKAGVFIKDMNDFAAINEVYNEYLGDVKPARACVEVARLPKDVKVEIEVIAVK is encoded by the coding sequence ATGAGTAGAGTAATTCACACAGATAAAGCACCAGCTGCTTTAGGTCCATATTCACAAGCTATTGAGGTTAATGGAATGCTATTTGTATCAGGACAAATACCATTTGTACCTGCAACAATGACATTAGTATCAGAAGATGTAAAAGAGCAAACAAGACAATCTTTAGAAAATGTAAAAGCAATAGTTGAAGCAGCAGGATATTCAATGAAAGATGTTGTAAAAGCAGGAGTATTCATCAAAGATATGAACGACTTCGCAGCTATCAACGAAGTATACAATGAGTATCTTGGGGATGTAAAACCAGCAAGAGCTTGTGTAGAAGTAGCAAGACTTCCAAAAGATGTAAAAGTTGAAATAGAAGTTATCGCTGTTAAATAG
- a CDS encoding XdhC family protein, which produces MELIILKKIEEKLSQGKRGALVTITEATGSTPRKSGTIMGVFKDELIGTIGGGKIESVIINRARELLEIGKSESFEYNLTTTDELQMNCGGTMKGFIKVFVPFPKLLICGAGHVGAKLFKVAKTLNFDLKIIDDREELKFDIPELILGNFKDILTKERIDDNTYIVIVTRGHLLDEEVLNLVKNRGAKYIGVIGSKRKIETLKKNLERIAPINDNLFAPIGLNLSDGTPEEIAIDILAEILKVKNEGKLLHRTIFN; this is translated from the coding sequence ATGGAGTTAATTATTTTAAAAAAGATAGAAGAAAAATTATCACAAGGGAAGAGAGGAGCATTAGTAACTATAACTGAGGCTACAGGGTCTACACCAAGAAAAAGTGGGACTATTATGGGTGTATTCAAAGATGAACTAATAGGAACCATTGGTGGTGGGAAAATAGAGAGTGTTATTATAAATAGAGCTAGAGAACTTTTGGAGATAGGTAAAAGTGAAAGTTTTGAATATAATCTTACAACTACAGATGAATTACAAATGAATTGTGGAGGGACAATGAAGGGATTTATTAAAGTCTTTGTTCCTTTTCCTAAATTATTAATTTGTGGTGCTGGACATGTTGGAGCAAAACTTTTTAAAGTAGCTAAAACACTAAATTTTGATCTGAAAATTATAGATGATAGAGAAGAATTAAAGTTTGATATACCTGAACTAATCTTAGGAAATTTTAAAGATATCTTGACAAAAGAGAGAATTGATGATAATACTTATATAGTAATAGTAACAAGAGGCCACTTATTAGATGAAGAAGTTTTAAATCTTGTAAAGAATAGAGGAGCTAAATATATAGGTGTCATAGGAAGTAAAAGGAAAATAGAAACTTTAAAGAAAAATCTTGAACGAATAGCCCCTATAAATGATAATCTCTTTGCACCAATAGGATTAAATCTTTCAGATGGTACTCCTGAAGAAATAGCTATAGATATTTTAGCTGAGATTTTAAAAGTAAAAAATGAAGGGAAACTACTCCATAGAACAATATTTAATTAG
- the yqeB gene encoding selenium-dependent molybdenum cofactor biosynthesis protein YqeB, with protein MSVIDKKLVIVRGGGDIATGSIQKLYRVGFKVLILEIEKPTSIRRKVSFSEAIYDNETKIEGISAKFCRSFNELESCWNEKKIPVLIDPEGKSIEKFRPFAVIDAILAKKNCGTVKEMAPITIALGPGFVAGKDVDIVIETMRGHNLGKLIFEGKSIENTGIPGIINGIGKERVIYSPCSGIVRHNCKIGDMVEKNQVIATVDGVDVLATINGVLRGVIKEGCEVPEKFKIADIDPREQEQANCFTISDKARAIGGAVLEAILYLKNKKNI; from the coding sequence ATGTCAGTTATAGACAAAAAATTAGTTATAGTAAGAGGTGGTGGAGATATAGCCACAGGTAGTATTCAGAAATTATATAGAGTAGGATTTAAAGTATTAATACTAGAAATAGAAAAACCTACCTCTATAAGAAGAAAAGTTTCATTTAGTGAAGCTATTTACGATAATGAAACAAAAATAGAAGGAATTAGTGCAAAGTTTTGTCGATCATTTAATGAATTAGAAAGCTGTTGGAATGAAAAAAAAATACCTGTATTGATAGATCCAGAAGGAAAAAGTATAGAGAAATTTAGACCTTTTGCAGTTATAGATGCAATTTTGGCAAAAAAAAATTGTGGAACAGTTAAAGAAATGGCTCCTATCACTATAGCTTTAGGACCTGGATTTGTTGCTGGAAAAGATGTAGACATTGTAATTGAAACTATGAGAGGACATAATTTAGGAAAGCTTATTTTTGAAGGTAAATCTATAGAAAATACTGGAATCCCAGGAATTATAAATGGTATAGGAAAAGAAAGAGTAATATATAGTCCTTGTTCTGGAATAGTAAGACATAATTGTAAAATAGGTGATATGGTAGAGAAAAATCAAGTTATTGCCACTGTTGATGGAGTAGATGTATTAGCTACTATAAATGGAGTATTAAGAGGAGTTATTAAAGAAGGATGTGAAGTACCAGAAAAATTTAAAATTGCAGATATAGATCCAAGAGAGCAAGAACAAGCTAATTGTTTTACTATTTCAGATAAAGCTAGGGCAATAGGTGGAGCTGTATTAGAAGCCATTTTATATCTAAAAAATAAGAAAAATATATAG